Proteins from a single region of Butyrivibrio fibrisolvens:
- a CDS encoding ROK family glucokinase: MKYAFGVDIGGTTVKMGLLDYEGNIQESWEIPTRTEDNGENILPDIAASIKAKIEEKGLTKESIAGVGVGAPGAVDSNGIIFQAVNIGWGRKNLQEELENLVGLPVKAGNDANVAALGEAWKGGGRGHGDMLMVTLGTGVGGGIIIGGKIVNGVAGSGGEIGHIHLEDNETKRCGCGNKGCFEQYASATGIVLLASRILGETDKDSVLRRGQLSSKGIFDAAKAGDEVAIEITKKFGYYLGKGLATCATILNPEVIVIGGGVSKCGTVIFDLLKPSFDEFVFKGCRDTEFALAQLGNDAGICGAAKMVIGD; this comes from the coding sequence ATGAAGTATGCATTTGGAGTTGATATAGGCGGAACGACTGTAAAGATGGGTCTTCTCGACTATGAAGGAAACATACAGGAAAGCTGGGAGATACCCACAAGAACAGAGGATAACGGAGAAAACATTCTGCCGGATATCGCAGCTTCAATTAAGGCTAAGATTGAAGAAAAGGGACTTACAAAAGAAAGCATTGCAGGTGTAGGAGTTGGAGCACCAGGTGCAGTTGACAGTAACGGAATCATTTTCCAGGCCGTTAATATCGGATGGGGAAGAAAGAACCTTCAGGAAGAACTTGAGAATCTTGTCGGACTTCCAGTAAAAGCAGGTAACGATGCTAACGTAGCAGCACTTGGAGAAGCATGGAAGGGCGGCGGACGCGGCCACGGCGACATGCTCATGGTAACTCTTGGAACAGGTGTTGGTGGTGGTATCATCATCGGCGGCAAAATCGTTAACGGTGTTGCAGGTTCAGGCGGAGAGATCGGACATATTCACCTTGAAGACAATGAAACAAAGCGCTGCGGATGCGGCAACAAGGGCTGCTTTGAGCAGTATGCAAGTGCTACAGGTATTGTTCTTCTTGCATCACGTATTCTTGGAGAGACAGACAAGGATTCTGTACTTCGCCGCGGTCAGCTTTCAAGTAAGGGAATCTTCGATGCTGCAAAAGCTGGTGATGAAGTAGCAATAGAGATCACAAAGAAGTTCGGTTATTACCTTGGAAAGGGACTTGCAACATGTGCAACAATCCTTAACCCTGAAGTTATCGTAATCGGTGGCGGAGTATCAAAGTGCGGAACTGTAATTTTTGATCTTCTTAAACCTTCATTTGACGAATTTGTATTCAAGGGATGCAGAGATACAGAATTTGCTCTTGCTCAGCTTGGAAATGATGCAGGTATCTGCGGAGCAGCAAAGATGGTAATTGGAGATTAA
- a CDS encoding GDSL-type esterase/lipase family protein — protein sequence MNIYAVTRYRYLNKNAVKGETLFVGSSLMEHFPINEILMSRGLSKVIYNRGISGYTIPELLESMDEQIFDLKPSVIFINIGTNDISRQEETSEIFEADYRKILIQIKDRLPETKVFMMAFYPVNQKVADKVTAWPEAPLAAKLRLERLDKANGIVEKLATEFGYRYINVNEGLFGENGQMLEKYTTDGIHMWPCAYELIFDNMKKYIF from the coding sequence ATGAACATATATGCTGTAACAAGATACAGATATCTTAATAAGAATGCTGTTAAAGGAGAAACTCTTTTTGTGGGTTCATCATTGATGGAACATTTTCCCATTAACGAGATTCTGATGAGCAGAGGGTTATCCAAGGTCATTTACAATCGGGGGATCAGTGGCTATACTATTCCCGAACTTCTTGAATCCATGGATGAGCAGATATTTGACCTAAAGCCCTCCGTAATCTTCATAAATATCGGCACCAATGATATAAGCCGTCAGGAGGAAACTTCCGAGATTTTCGAGGCGGATTACAGGAAAATTCTTATACAGATTAAAGATAGGCTTCCTGAAACTAAAGTGTTCATGATGGCTTTTTATCCGGTTAATCAGAAGGTGGCGGATAAAGTGACAGCATGGCCCGAGGCACCTCTTGCGGCAAAGCTTCGTCTTGAAAGGCTGGATAAGGCCAACGGCATTGTCGAAAAGCTTGCGACTGAGTTCGGCTACAGGTATATAAATGTGAACGAAGGACTCTTTGGTGAGAACGGGCAGATGCTTGAGAAGTACACCACCGACGGCATTCACATGTGGCCCTGCGCATATGAGCTCATCTTCGACAATATGAAGAAATATATTTTTTAG
- the murB gene encoding UDP-N-acetylmuramate dehydrogenase, which produces MNQEILDQINMIIPQENILRDEPMSRHTTFRTGGPADCFIRIKSGEELSKLIALLTKENIDFFITGNGSNLLMSDKGYRGVIISMTGLDELEVDGNRIHAGAGILTSKVAQEAYKNSLTGMEALAGIPGSIGGCLYMNAGAYGSEMKDVTVSAEIMFGDGHIEEVSVDDLGLRYRGSRISDEKLLVLSVNLSLFAGDKKAIEEAMADFAARRRDKQPLEFPSAGSTFKRPEGYFAGKLIQDAGLRGFSIGGAQVSEKHCGFVVNKGGATSQDVIDVIRHVQKTVLEDSGVKLETEVILLGDFE; this is translated from the coding sequence TTGAATCAGGAAATACTTGATCAGATTAATATGATCATCCCTCAGGAAAATATCCTGAGGGATGAACCTATGAGCAGGCACACAACATTCAGAACAGGTGGGCCTGCTGACTGTTTTATTAGAATCAAAAGCGGCGAAGAGCTTTCAAAGCTAATAGCTCTATTGACAAAAGAAAATATAGATTTTTTTATCACAGGAAATGGAAGTAACCTCCTTATGTCCGATAAAGGATACAGAGGAGTTATCATATCAATGACAGGGCTTGATGAGCTAGAAGTAGATGGAAACCGCATCCACGCAGGCGCAGGTATCCTTACATCAAAGGTTGCTCAGGAAGCCTATAAGAATTCGCTTACAGGAATGGAGGCTCTGGCTGGGATACCGGGATCTATCGGCGGCTGCCTTTATATGAACGCAGGAGCTTATGGATCTGAAATGAAGGATGTCACTGTTTCTGCTGAAATTATGTTTGGCGACGGACATATCGAAGAAGTGTCTGTAGACGACCTTGGGCTTCGCTATAGAGGCAGCAGGATAAGTGATGAAAAGCTCCTTGTCCTTTCGGTTAATCTGTCTTTATTTGCAGGTGATAAGAAGGCTATTGAAGAAGCAATGGCTGACTTTGCGGCTAGAAGAAGAGATAAGCAGCCTTTGGAATTCCCAAGTGCAGGTTCTACATTTAAAAGGCCTGAAGGCTATTTTGCAGGTAAGCTTATACAGGATGCAGGACTTCGCGGTTTTAGCATAGGCGGTGCCCAGGTTTCTGAGAAGCACTGCGGATTCGTTGTTAATAAAGGCGGCGCTACGTCACAGGATGTGATAGACGTTATAAGACATGTCCAGAAGACTGTACTTGAAGATAGCGGCGTTAAGCTTGAAACTGAGGTTATCCTTCTTGGAGATTTCGAGTAA
- the hprK gene encoding HPr(Ser) kinase/phosphatase, whose protein sequence is MASVKLKTIIEWIKLDNLTPEIPIDKIRITQPDINRPALQLAGYFEHFEATRLQIVGFVEYTYMESLPQEQKEKAYRDFLSFDIPAVIFCRELVPDNLFLKIANEEQVPVLMTRKPTSAVMAEIIRYLNEKLAPCISIHGVLVDVYGEGVLITGDSGIGKSEAALELIKRGHRLVSDDVVELRKISDELLLGSAPDITRHFIELRGIGIIDVKTLYGVSSVRDSKAIDLVIKLEDWDKDKEYDRLGLEEQYTEYLGNRIVCHRIPIRPGRNLAVICESAAVNHRQKKMGYNAAQELYNRVQNSLQHHGDEDDE, encoded by the coding sequence ATGGCTAGCGTTAAACTTAAAACTATCATCGAATGGATCAAACTTGATAACCTGACACCTGAAATCCCGATAGATAAGATCAGGATCACACAGCCGGATATCAACAGACCTGCGCTGCAGCTTGCCGGATATTTTGAACACTTCGAGGCAACAAGACTTCAGATTGTAGGATTCGTTGAGTATACCTACATGGAGTCACTTCCACAGGAGCAGAAAGAGAAGGCTTACAGAGATTTTCTTTCATTTGATATACCTGCTGTTATCTTCTGCAGAGAGCTGGTACCGGATAATCTTTTCTTAAAGATTGCCAATGAAGAACAGGTTCCTGTTCTTATGACAAGAAAACCCACATCTGCTGTTATGGCAGAGATCATCAGATATCTTAATGAGAAGCTTGCACCATGCATCTCCATTCACGGAGTACTTGTTGATGTATATGGTGAAGGCGTTCTTATCACAGGTGACAGCGGTATCGGTAAGTCAGAGGCTGCACTTGAGCTTATTAAGCGTGGACACAGACTCGTATCCGATGATGTAGTAGAACTTAGGAAAATAAGTGATGAGCTTCTTCTTGGAAGTGCACCTGATATCACAAGACACTTCATCGAGCTTAGAGGTATCGGAATCATTGATGTTAAGACTCTTTACGGTGTATCAAGTGTTCGTGACAGTAAGGCTATAGACCTTGTCATCAAGCTTGAGGACTGGGACAAGGACAAGGAGTATGACAGACTGGGACTTGAGGAGCAGTATACAGAGTATCTTGGAAACAGGATAGTATGTCACAGAATTCCGATAAGACCAGGACGTAACCTTGCGGTTATATGCGAATCTGCAGCTGTTAACCATCGTCAGAAGAAGATGGGATATAATGCTGCGCAGGAGCTTTATAATAGAGTACAAAACTCTCTCCAGCATCATGGAGATGAGGATGATGAATAA
- a CDS encoding glycoside hydrolase family 2 protein, translating into MNSMNISNWKIKRVSDGTYYDSSVPGSVLETLFRNGVIPDLFVGDNEKYALSMMEEDFEYEAFFDCDREVFESRKKELVFEGIDTIADITLNGESLIHAENMHRTYVADVTEYLNEKGNVLKVYLYSPLKFIRKAYEECRCDGSEDAMQGFAHIRKAHCMFGWDWGPRIPDAGIFRPVTLRGFNEARIDNVRIHQRHEDGKVYLSLFTDKEILEGCEGAFIDVTVTSPEGKETVAENYQTGDELLVDDPKLWWPNGFGEQNLYTVTVTLRMEGHIADSVQKRIGLRTMTLTRKKDEWGESFSHCVNGIDIFAMGADYIPEDNFLSRITPKRTRQLLSDCKMSNFNTIRVWGGGFFPGDEFYDLCDELGLIVWQDLMFACAVYDLNDEFEENIHCEIRDNLRRIADHACLGLICGNNEMEMFVKDGLWVSSHKQRADYIKMYEYLFPKWVHEYAPDTVYWPSSPSSGGAFDAPNDDSRGDVHYWSVWHDNKPFTEYRKHHFRYLSEFGFQSIPSMKTMETVMERPEDFNLFSYNMEKHQRNSSANAKIMQYMQATFRYPGDFDTLTYASQLLAGEAIRFGVEHFRRNRGRCMGAIYWQLNDCWPVISWASVDYYGRWKALQYYAKRFFAPVLLSCEETSTVSEGILVNSEKTAFTPAIRLNVSNETIKERTLTVEWELRDASGKELSSKTTGLETRGVTQVKVSPLTSVWIQEKHFQGIDIYSTYASFRAKEGDRVVSEGTVLFVPAKYFCFEDPTLKVTAVSDNQITVEAGSFAKNIEIRNENDDLILSDNFFDMNPGSRQIEVIRGNLKGLKVRSVYDIH; encoded by the coding sequence ATGAATAGTATGAATATTTCAAATTGGAAGATAAAAAGAGTATCTGACGGGACTTACTACGATTCTTCCGTGCCGGGGAGTGTTCTTGAAACTCTTTTCAGAAACGGAGTAATTCCGGATCTTTTTGTGGGAGACAATGAAAAGTATGCCCTCTCGATGATGGAGGAGGACTTTGAATACGAGGCGTTCTTTGACTGTGACAGGGAAGTTTTTGAGAGCAGAAAAAAGGAGCTGGTTTTCGAAGGGATAGATACTATAGCGGATATCACACTAAACGGAGAGAGTCTGATTCATGCTGAAAATATGCACAGGACCTACGTGGCAGATGTTACGGAGTATTTGAATGAAAAGGGAAATGTACTTAAGGTATATCTTTACTCTCCACTTAAATTCATAAGGAAGGCATATGAGGAGTGCCGCTGCGACGGATCGGAGGATGCAATGCAGGGCTTTGCTCATATTAGAAAGGCCCACTGCATGTTCGGCTGGGACTGGGGTCCAAGGATTCCTGACGCAGGTATTTTCAGACCGGTTACTCTTAGAGGCTTTAATGAAGCAAGGATAGACAATGTGAGGATACATCAAAGGCATGAGGATGGAAAGGTGTATCTGTCTCTTTTCACCGATAAAGAAATCCTTGAAGGATGTGAAGGTGCTTTTATAGACGTTACTGTGACATCTCCTGAGGGAAAAGAGACGGTGGCTGAAAATTATCAAACAGGTGATGAACTTTTGGTAGATGATCCCAAGTTGTGGTGGCCAAACGGTTTTGGTGAACAGAATCTTTATACCGTGACCGTGACCTTGAGGATGGAAGGGCATATTGCAGACTCAGTCCAAAAACGCATCGGTCTTCGCACCATGACTTTGACCAGAAAAAAGGATGAGTGGGGTGAGAGCTTTTCACACTGCGTAAATGGCATTGATATCTTTGCAATGGGAGCGGACTATATTCCGGAGGACAACTTCCTCTCAAGGATAACTCCAAAGAGAACAAGGCAACTTCTGTCAGATTGCAAAATGTCCAATTTCAACACTATAAGAGTATGGGGCGGCGGCTTTTTCCCTGGTGATGAATTCTATGACCTATGCGACGAGCTGGGACTTATTGTATGGCAGGATCTTATGTTTGCCTGTGCCGTCTACGATCTTAATGATGAGTTTGAAGAGAACATACACTGTGAGATAAGAGACAATCTGCGCCGTATTGCCGACCATGCCTGCCTTGGACTTATCTGCGGAAACAACGAGATGGAGATGTTCGTCAAGGATGGCCTTTGGGTAAGCTCTCATAAACAGAGAGCTGATTACATTAAGATGTACGAGTATCTCTTCCCCAAGTGGGTGCATGAGTATGCCCCCGACACAGTATACTGGCCTTCAAGCCCCTCCTCAGGAGGAGCCTTTGATGCCCCCAATGATGACAGCAGAGGAGACGTTCATTACTGGTCGGTGTGGCACGACAACAAGCCCTTCACCGAGTACAGAAAGCATCATTTCAGGTATCTTTCCGAGTTTGGCTTCCAGTCGATCCCTTCAATGAAGACCATGGAAACAGTCATGGAAAGACCTGAAGATTTCAATCTCTTTTCCTACAACATGGAGAAGCATCAGAGGAACAGCTCTGCCAATGCCAAGATCATGCAGTATATGCAGGCTACCTTCAGATACCCTGGCGATTTCGATACCTTAACCTATGCATCCCAGCTTCTTGCGGGAGAGGCAATAAGATTCGGAGTTGAGCACTTCAGGAGAAACCGCGGAAGGTGCATGGGAGCAATCTACTGGCAGCTTAATGACTGCTGGCCGGTAATAAGCTGGGCTTCAGTGGATTACTACGGCAGGTGGAAGGCGCTTCAGTATTATGCAAAAAGATTCTTTGCTCCGGTGCTTCTTAGCTGCGAGGAGACAAGTACGGTATCCGAGGGAATCCTTGTTAATTCCGAAAAGACTGCCTTCACTCCGGCGATCAGGCTGAATGTGTCCAATGAGACAATCAAGGAGCGCACTCTTACAGTAGAGTGGGAGCTTAGGGATGCTTCGGGAAAAGAGCTGTCATCAAAGACCACAGGTCTTGAGACCCGTGGAGTGACGCAGGTGAAGGTTTCGCCGCTTACCTCGGTATGGATTCAGGAAAAGCACTTCCAAGGCATAGACATATATTCAACGTATGCTTCTTTCAGAGCGAAAGAGGGTGACAGGGTTGTATCGGAAGGAACAGTGCTTTTTGTGCCCGCAAAATACTTCTGCTTCGAAGATCCGACTCTTAAGGTAACTGCGGTTTCAGACAACCAGATCACGGTGGAAGCCGGCTCTTTTGCCAAAAATATAGAGATAAGAAATGAGAATGATGACCTGATTCTTTCAGACAACTTTTTTGACATGAATCCGGGAAGCAGACAGATAGAGGTTATCCGCGGAAACCTTAAGGGGCTTAAGGTAAGAAGCGTCTATGACATACATTAA
- a CDS encoding DUF6472 family protein, producing the protein MDCDTCAYYEYDEEDESYSCSVNLDEDEMYHFLTRRSKKCPYWRSDDEYGVVRHQI; encoded by the coding sequence ATGGACTGCGATACATGCGCATATTATGAATACGATGAAGAGGACGAATCCTACAGCTGCAGCGTCAATCTTGATGAGGACGAGATGTACCACTTTTTAACAAGGCGTTCAAAAAAGTGTCCGTACTGGCGTAGTGATGATGAATACGGTGTAGTAAGACATCAGATATAA
- the ftsH gene encoding ATP-dependent zinc metalloprotease FtsH codes for MDNENNNERRGQGGGNSSNNRQSLFMLLLAALVCMFVISYFTNALSSASTIEIRYDQFIEMLENEQIESVVIESDKITITPNKDGIIAYNEKAEKDDEIATPDTKFYTGIVTDFELQQKLEDAGIEYTSTVPDSRNYIISLILSYVLPIVLLWVILGFLFRRMSKGAGGIFNVGKSNAKVYVQKETGVTFKDVAGEDEAKESLVEVVDFLHNPGKYVKIGAKLPKGALLVGPPGTGKTLLAKAVAGEAHVPFYSLAGSDFIELYVGVGASRVRDLFAEANKNAPCIIFIDEIDAIGRSRDSKFGGGNEEREQTLNQLLSEMDGFDSSKGVLILGATNRPEILDKALLRPGRFDRRIIVDKPDLKGRVEILKVHSKDVKMDETVDLEEVALATSGAVGSDLANMINEAAINAVKGKRDYVSQKDLMEAVEQVLVGKEKKDRILSKEERKLVSYHEVGHALISAVQKNTEPVQKITIVPRTMGALGYVMQVPEEEKFLNTKDEMHDDIVVALGGRAAEEVIFNTVTTGAQNDIEKATEIARSMITMYGMSDKFGLMQLESIQNRYLDGRKELNCSDQTAAEVDKEVMKVLASCYEEAKEIIRAHLSTMDRLAEHLISKETISGKEFMQIYREVEGLPEPTEEEKNQSRLRIYATRPESAKVGEDKEEPKKESAIDRLSSQGFSSGSSSSQSTSSNSISSSGTTEPVKTKSSFDEAMNDAHNWMSGQISSSDTSATNDQSPASQVVEEKKDEPYIQKPSTLYGSDANKGKDDKPSEPDPMDILTRRGGFDSANDSRYIWANQPENLWSNEKKDDSENTSKSGGRFSHVPDDFDKADKSDDAEKGSDN; via the coding sequence ATGGATAACGAAAATAATAATGAACGCCGCGGGCAGGGCGGTGGAAACTCATCAAACAACAGACAAAGTCTTTTTATGCTGCTTCTGGCAGCCCTTGTCTGTATGTTCGTGATCTCTTATTTTACTAATGCCCTGAGCTCGGCATCCACTATTGAAATAAGATACGATCAGTTTATAGAGATGCTTGAAAATGAGCAGATCGAATCTGTAGTGATCGAATCGGACAAGATCACTATCACTCCTAACAAGGATGGAATAATTGCTTATAATGAAAAAGCTGAAAAGGATGATGAGATAGCAACACCTGATACCAAGTTCTATACAGGTATAGTTACTGACTTTGAACTCCAGCAAAAGCTTGAAGATGCAGGAATCGAATATACATCAACAGTTCCGGATTCAAGGAACTATATCATATCCCTTATCCTGTCATACGTTCTTCCTATAGTTCTTTTGTGGGTGATCCTTGGATTCCTCTTTAGGCGTATGTCAAAAGGTGCAGGCGGAATCTTCAATGTTGGTAAGTCCAACGCCAAGGTCTATGTTCAGAAGGAGACAGGCGTTACCTTCAAGGATGTAGCAGGTGAAGATGAAGCTAAAGAGTCACTTGTGGAAGTTGTAGACTTCCTTCACAATCCGGGCAAGTATGTTAAGATAGGTGCCAAGCTTCCTAAGGGAGCCCTTCTTGTAGGACCTCCCGGAACAGGTAAGACACTTCTTGCAAAGGCCGTTGCAGGTGAAGCACATGTTCCTTTCTATTCACTTGCTGGTTCTGACTTTATAGAGCTGTATGTCGGCGTTGGTGCAAGCCGTGTAAGAGACCTATTTGCAGAAGCTAATAAGAACGCACCTTGTATCATCTTCATCGATGAGATCGATGCTATAGGTCGTAGCCGTGATTCCAAGTTTGGAGGCGGCAATGAAGAAAGAGAACAGACCCTCAACCAGCTCCTTTCCGAGATGGACGGTTTTGATTCAAGTAAAGGTGTACTGATACTTGGTGCTACTAACAGACCTGAGATCCTTGATAAAGCCCTTCTTCGTCCGGGACGTTTCGACAGAAGGATCATCGTTGATAAGCCTGATCTTAAGGGCCGTGTTGAGATCCTTAAGGTTCATTCCAAGGACGTTAAGATGGATGAAACCGTTGATCTTGAGGAGGTTGCACTTGCAACAAGCGGTGCGGTCGGATCTGATCTTGCCAACATGATCAACGAAGCTGCCATCAACGCAGTTAAGGGTAAGCGCGACTACGTATCCCAAAAAGACCTCATGGAAGCTGTTGAACAGGTTCTTGTGGGAAAAGAGAAAAAGGATAGAATTCTTTCTAAAGAAGAGCGTAAGCTTGTATCTTATCACGAAGTCGGACATGCTCTTATCAGTGCTGTTCAAAAGAATACAGAGCCTGTACAGAAGATCACCATCGTTCCACGTACAATGGGAGCTCTTGGTTATGTAATGCAGGTTCCTGAAGAAGAGAAGTTCCTTAATACAAAAGATGAAATGCACGATGATATCGTTGTAGCTCTTGGCGGACGTGCAGCAGAAGAGGTTATCTTCAACACAGTTACAACAGGTGCACAGAACGATATCGAAAAGGCTACTGAGATTGCAAGATCCATGATCACTATGTACGGTATGAGTGACAAGTTCGGACTTATGCAGCTTGAATCTATACAGAACCGTTATCTTGATGGAAGAAAAGAGCTTAACTGCTCTGACCAGACAGCAGCAGAAGTTGATAAGGAAGTTATGAAGGTTCTTGCATCCTGCTATGAGGAAGCTAAAGAAATAATCAGAGCTCACCTGTCAACAATGGATCGCCTTGCTGAACATCTTATCAGTAAAGAGACAATCTCCGGTAAGGAATTCATGCAGATCTATCGTGAGGTAGAAGGACTTCCTGAACCTACCGAAGAAGAAAAAAATCAGTCAAGACTTAGAATATATGCAACAAGACCTGAGTCAGCAAAAGTTGGTGAAGATAAGGAAGAACCCAAAAAAGAAAGTGCAATAGACCGCCTTTCATCACAGGGTTTTTCATCCGGAAGCAGCTCATCACAGAGTACCTCTTCCAATAGCATTTCATCTTCAGGCACTACAGAGCCGGTTAAGACCAAAAGCTCTTTTGACGAAGCAATGAATGATGCTCACAACTGGATGAGCGGACAGATAAGCAGTAGTGATACATCTGCTACAAACGATCAAAGCCCTGCAAGTCAGGTTGTAGAAGAAAAGAAAGATGAGCCATATATCCAAAAGCCAAGTACTCTCTATGGAAGCGATGCTAACAAAGGCAAGGATGATAAACCATCAGAGCCTGATCCAATGGACATTCTGACAAGAAGAGGCGGCTTTGACTCAGCTAATGACAGCAGATATATCTGGGCTAATCAGCCGGAGAATCTGTGGTCAAATGAAAAGAAGGATGACAGCGAAAACACTTCAAAGTCAGGCGGAAGATTTTCACATGTTCCGGATGATTTCGATAAAGCTGACAAGTCAGATGACGCTGAAAAAGGGTCTGACAACTAA
- the uvrC gene encoding excinuclease ABC subunit UvrC: MEESRFDVKEELKKLPHNPGVYIMHDADDVIMYVGKAIDLHKRVQSYFRKIVGRGPQIDQMVSKIARFEYIVTDSELEALVLENNLIKENRPRYNTLLKDDKTYPYIKVTVQEEYPRILFSRLMRKDKARYFGPFTSAQAVKTTIDLINKIYGLRTCNRSLPKDIGQQRPCLNFHMGRCCGPCTGKVSQEEYKEHIDKALDFLSGNYNVILKDLEDKMYKASEEMDFENAARYRDLLNDVRSVAQKQKMTDSSMEDKDIIAIASDENDAVIQVFFVRDGRLIGREHFYMTHVGGNPQEEIVLDFVKQFYSGTPFVPRELMLPVRIEDQEIIEKWLSGRKGSRMYITVPERGQKEKLMELASENAALVLSKDRERIKREEGRTIGAVKEIEQILGMKNLVRMEAYDISNISGFANVGSMVVFEKGKPKKSDYRKFRIKSVEGPNDYACMHEVLTRRLLHGLEERQDMELRNIDAQYGSFTRFPDLILMDGGRGQVNICLQVLEELGINIPVCGMVKDDNHRTRGLYFNNVELPIDRHSEGFKLITRIQDEAHRFAIEYHRSLRSKAQVRSVLDDIPGIGAARRKALMRDFESIKDIKEASVEELLKVPELREKEALAVYEFFHTEVAVRRPGTSK, encoded by the coding sequence ATGGAAGAAAGCAGATTTGATGTCAAAGAAGAATTAAAAAAACTGCCCCATAATCCCGGCGTTTATATAATGCATGATGCAGACGATGTCATCATGTATGTTGGTAAGGCTATTGACCTTCATAAGCGTGTGCAGTCATATTTCAGGAAGATAGTAGGACGCGGCCCTCAGATAGATCAGATGGTATCCAAGATCGCCAGGTTTGAATATATCGTTACTGATTCAGAGCTTGAAGCCCTTGTACTTGAGAATAATCTTATTAAGGAAAACAGGCCCCGCTACAATACCCTTTTAAAAGATGACAAGACTTATCCTTATATAAAGGTTACGGTCCAGGAAGAGTACCCCAGGATTCTTTTTTCAAGACTTATGAGAAAAGATAAGGCGAGATACTTCGGACCCTTCACAAGCGCTCAGGCAGTTAAGACTACTATAGATCTTATCAACAAGATATACGGACTTAGGACCTGTAACAGGTCTCTTCCCAAAGATATAGGCCAGCAAAGACCATGCCTTAATTTCCATATGGGAAGGTGCTGCGGCCCGTGTACGGGAAAAGTAAGTCAGGAAGAATATAAAGAGCATATTGATAAGGCGCTGGACTTTCTATCCGGTAATTACAATGTTATTTTAAAAGACCTTGAAGACAAGATGTATAAGGCTTCAGAGGAAATGGATTTTGAGAATGCAGCTCGCTACAGAGACCTTCTGAATGATGTAAGAAGCGTAGCCCAGAAGCAGAAGATGACGGATTCATCTATGGAGGATAAGGATATCATCGCGATCGCTTCTGATGAAAATGATGCTGTTATTCAGGTGTTCTTCGTTCGTGACGGAAGGCTTATAGGACGTGAACATTTCTATATGACTCATGTTGGTGGTAATCCTCAGGAAGAGATTGTTCTTGATTTTGTTAAGCAGTTCTATTCCGGAACTCCTTTTGTTCCAAGGGAGCTTATGCTGCCTGTCAGGATCGAAGATCAGGAGATAATAGAAAAATGGTTGTCCGGAAGAAAAGGAAGCCGTATGTATATAACTGTTCCTGAAAGAGGTCAGAAAGAAAAGCTCATGGAGCTTGCTTCTGAAAATGCAGCGCTTGTTCTTTCCAAGGACAGAGAACGTATAAAGCGTGAAGAAGGAAGGACCATTGGAGCTGTTAAGGAAATCGAACAGATCCTTGGAATGAAGAATCTTGTCAGGATGGAAGCCTATGATATTTCTAATATAAGCGGCTTTGCCAATGTTGGTTCCATGGTGGTATTTGAAAAGGGTAAACCCAAAAAGAGCGACTACAGAAAGTTCAGGATAAAGTCAGTAGAAGGCCCTAATGATTATGCCTGCATGCATGAAGTTCTGACAAGAAGGCTTCTTCACGGTCTTGAAGAAAGGCAGGACATGGAGCTTAGAAATATAGATGCCCAGTATGGAAGCTTTACCAGATTCCCTGATCTGATCCTCATGGATGGTGGACGAGGTCAGGTCAATATATGCCTCCAGGTCCTTGAAGAGCTTGGTATCAATATACCTGTATGTGGTATGGTCAAGGACGACAATCATAGAACAAGAGGCCTTTATTTTAACAATGTAGAGCTGCCTATAGACAGACATAGCGAGGGATTTAAGCTTATAACAAGGATTCAGGACGAAGCTCATAGATTCGCTATAGAATATCACAGATCCTTAAGAAGTAAAGCCCAGGTAAGGTCTGTCCTTGACGACATACCCGGAATCGGAGCTGCCAGAAGGAAAGCTCTCATGAGAGACTTTGAGTCGATCAAGGATATCAAGGAAGCTTCAGTAGAAGAGCTTCTAAAGGTTCCTGAACTTAGGGAAAAAGAAGCTTTGGCAGTCTACGAATTCTTCCATACAGAAGTGGCCGTCAGAAGACCTGGTACTTCTAAGTGA